One segment of Macrotis lagotis isolate mMagLag1 chromosome 1, bilby.v1.9.chrom.fasta, whole genome shotgun sequence DNA contains the following:
- the SUCLA2 gene encoding succinate--CoA ligase [ADP-forming] subunit beta, mitochondrial, which yields MAASMIFSRLSAAAVLRGPGPRTASRAAAKVLGSSGLLNNQGFQLQHQQQRKLSLHEYLSMELLQEAGIAVPKGQVAKSPDEAYAVAKKLGSNDIVIKAQVLAGGRGKGTFESGLKGGVKIVFSPEEAKAVSAQMIGKKLFTKQTGEKGRICNNVLVCERRYPRREYYFAITMERTFQGPVLIGSSQGGVNIEDVAAENPEAIFKEPIDIVEGIKKEQAARLAQNMGFPSNLVDSAADNMIKLYELFLKYDATMVEINPMVEDADGGVLCMDAKINFDSNSSYRQKKIFDLQDWTQEDERDKEAAKADLNYIGLDGNIGCLVNGAGLAMATMDIIKLHGGTPANFLDVGGGATVDQVTQAFKLITSDKKVLAILVNIFGGIMRCDVIAQGIVMAVKDLEIKIPIVVRLQGTRVDDAKALIADSGLKILACDDLDEAAKMVVKLSEIVTLAKQAQVDVKFQLPI from the exons ATGGCGGCCTCCATGATCTTCAGCCGGCTCTCGGCCGCCGCGGTGCTGAGGGGCCCCGGGCCCCGGACGGCGTCGCGGGCCGCCGCCAAG GTATTGGGAAGTTCTGGACTATTGAACAACCAAGGCTTCCAACTACAGCATCAGCAGCAGAGGAAACTCTCATTACATGAATACTTGAGCATGGAATTGTTGCAAGAAGCTGGCATTGCTGTTCCTAAGGGACAAGTGGCAAAATCACCAGATGAAGCTTATGCGGTTGCCAAAAAATTAG gttCTAATGACATCGTGATAAAAGCACAAGTTTTAGCTGGTGGTAGAGGAAAAGGAACGTTTGAGAGTGGCCTCAAAGGTGGAGTGAAGATAGTTTTTTC tccAGAAGAAGCAAAAGCTGTTTCTGCCCAAATGATTGGGAAGAAGCTATTTACTAAGCAAACAGGGGAAAAGGGCAGGATATGCAATAATGTGTTGGTCTGTGAGCGCAGATATCCCCGGAGAGAATACTACTTTGCAATAACAATGGAAAGGACTTTTCAA GGTCCTGTGTTGATTGGCAGCTCTCAAGGTGGTGTCAACATTGAAGATGTTGCAGCAGAGAATCCTGAAGCAATATTTAAAGAACCTATTGATATTGTGGAAGGCATTAAAAAAGAACAAGCTGCTAGG CTTGCACAAAATATGGGATTTCCTTCAAATCTTGTGGATTCAGCAGCAGATAACATGATCAAGTTGtatgaattatttttgaaatatgatgcAACCATGGTAGAAATAAATCCAATGGTAGAGGATGCGGATGGAGGCg tGCTGTGTATGGATGCGAAGATCAATTTTGATTCTAATTCATCTTATCGTCAAAAGAAAATCTTTGATCTACAAgactggactcaggaagatgagagagacaaagaagcaGCTAAGGCAGATCTCAACTATATAGGCTTAGATGGAAACATAGGGTGTTTAG TAAATGGTGCTGGTTTGGCTATGGCCACAATGGAtataataaaacttcatggaGGCACTCCAGCCAATTTTCTTGATGTTGGGGGTGGTGCTACAGTTGATCAAGTGACTCAAGCATTTAAACTTATAACTTCAGATAAAAAG GTACTGGCAATTCTAGTTAATATTTTTGGAGGAATCATGCGGTGTGATGTTATTGCACAAGGTATAGTTATGGCAgtaaaagatttggaaattaaaatacCTATTGTGGTACGGTTACAAG GAACACGAGTTGATGATGCCAAAGCATTGATAGCAGATAGTGGACTTAAAATTCTTGCTTGTGATGACTTGGATGAAGCTGCTAAAATG gtggtAAAACTCTCAGAAATAGTCACCTTAGCCAAACAAGCTCAGGTGGATGTGAAGTTTCAGCTGCCAATCTGA